In Acidimicrobiales bacterium, one DNA window encodes the following:
- the argF gene encoding ornithine carbamoyltransferase has translation MRHFLEIDDLSPTELDEVLELSTMPGVPQVLAGKGAGLVFEKPSARTRNSAEMAVVQLGGHPIYIRDEEVGIDKRESAEDVIRVLGRYHALVAARVFDHGVLERMAACDAVPVVNLLSDVAHPMQALADLLTLRDEFGSLEGLTVTYVGDANNVWRSLALGCAMTGVVSRIACPADYAPSAEDLDRVRSLGGSIEVFDRPEAAAEGADAVYTDVWTSMGQEAESAARLRAFEGFQVTPSLLDLMSPRGIFMHCLPAHRGEEVSHEAVESERSRVFPQAENRMHSARGLFAWIVQQA, from the coding sequence ATGCGGCACTTCCTCGAAATCGACGACCTGAGCCCCACCGAACTCGACGAGGTCCTCGAGCTGTCGACCATGCCCGGAGTGCCCCAGGTGCTTGCCGGCAAGGGCGCGGGGCTGGTGTTCGAAAAGCCGTCGGCGCGCACGCGCAACTCGGCCGAGATGGCCGTTGTGCAGCTGGGCGGCCACCCGATCTACATCCGCGATGAGGAGGTCGGCATCGACAAGCGCGAGTCGGCCGAGGACGTCATCAGGGTGCTGGGGCGTTATCACGCGCTAGTTGCGGCGCGGGTGTTCGACCACGGGGTACTCGAACGCATGGCGGCATGCGACGCGGTGCCCGTGGTCAACCTGTTGTCCGACGTTGCCCACCCGATGCAGGCCCTCGCCGACCTGCTCACGTTGCGCGACGAGTTCGGCTCGCTCGAGGGGCTCACGGTCACCTACGTGGGCGACGCCAACAACGTGTGGCGTTCGTTGGCGCTGGGGTGCGCCATGACCGGCGTCGTGAGCCGCATTGCGTGTCCGGCCGACTATGCGCCCAGCGCTGAGGACCTCGACCGGGTGCGCTCGCTTGGTGGTTCCATCGAGGTGTTCGACAGGCCCGAGGCTGCGGCCGAGGGCGCCGACGCGGTGTACACCGATGTCTGGACGTCGATGGGCCAAGAGGCTGAGTCGGCGGCTCGACTGCGCGCATTCGAGGGCTTCCAGGTGACCCCGTCGTTGCTCGACCTGATGTCGCCGCGGGGCATCTTCATGCACTGCCTACCCGCCCATCGCGGAGAAGAGGTCAGCCACGAGGCCGTCGAATCCGAGCGCAGTCGCGTGTTCCCCCAGGCCGAGAACCGAATGCACTCGGCGCGTGGCCTGTTCGCATGGATCGTCCAGCAGGCCTAG
- a CDS encoding DUF6493 family protein: MTETAELMAQLDRHVQALDSAGVAAWCREVGPKQLRSMRTTIAAFAEKQYRHYDRNESWLDAKRRAGAAALAVLASASTVNKAAAGIDYSAVSIDLTAAVDLMAELRPSWLDGLAERLLKNRSATHWNLGHALQAAGLTTKPSGREYLVQMASSLFPVARKLREHPELIDDMWRLFDDPSIGIGGPWVGWAAMLDLEERLGEPGPEESGWVPALLVLSAEGTVSRDRLIDSALRALQIEIDRADPRSYLELLKQLGPTHAEKAARAETYSSLQRSTKPAVVKYGLSVVKELLASDSVRPDIVLEHADGPFFLGSKSLANPQIALLKRIGRAPEWRDAAALSLGAALGHTSADVQARAIDLVAAWWSDLSAETQQALNTAARALAPSLMGAWAVATGAEMAASGLTGAWTPPPRERMPAALDEDQLVLGLASAMEGTAAPILFDRVIEGVLRVASMSLGARRELFAPVASRAATNEWPKGQPERFAAVASLMLAGVDPQQWTISSRTIGGAVLREVLQSVAAGESRPYLAMPQHVGGRIDPAEARKRLAEAPGSAPASRRLCALRSDADHQYLRVEASWEPSPVPDPCRRYRCHAVVHFAESPLALPPGHRFDWLAPGLRTEFDVVGTEEDLRILSYVAPESYNYSDLEARWQLTLVPHHLDLLAIAGASNLAEGIDKEPSPYTSSGLRDVLEALVSTDQPAGPLAPFVVGMGLGAKAAVVSTAAVDAAIALCSTERSTVDAIVSEVGRLVDAKIVKPVRLAKSLAAMVQFDPALARDLSIAILERIGAARDAAAVASVACDAAALAGVAPLPAGLREIASAVGSSRLQRELRRFRTI; this comes from the coding sequence ATGACCGAAACCGCCGAGCTGATGGCGCAGCTCGATAGGCACGTCCAGGCGCTCGACAGCGCTGGAGTGGCGGCGTGGTGCCGTGAGGTGGGGCCCAAGCAGCTGCGTTCGATGCGCACCACGATCGCCGCGTTCGCCGAGAAGCAGTATCGCCACTACGACCGCAACGAGAGCTGGTTGGACGCCAAACGCCGCGCCGGTGCAGCCGCTCTTGCGGTCCTGGCCAGCGCCAGCACTGTGAACAAGGCCGCCGCTGGTATCGACTACTCGGCGGTGAGTATCGATCTGACTGCAGCCGTCGATCTGATGGCCGAGCTCCGGCCGAGTTGGCTGGACGGCCTGGCAGAGCGGCTGCTGAAGAACCGCTCGGCGACGCACTGGAACCTCGGTCACGCGCTCCAGGCTGCGGGTCTCACCACAAAGCCATCAGGCCGTGAGTACCTGGTGCAGATGGCGTCCAGCCTATTTCCGGTCGCCCGGAAGCTTCGGGAGCACCCCGAGCTGATCGACGACATGTGGAGGCTTTTTGACGACCCTTCGATCGGCATCGGCGGCCCGTGGGTCGGTTGGGCGGCAATGCTCGACCTCGAAGAGCGGCTCGGAGAACCGGGGCCGGAGGAGTCTGGCTGGGTCCCGGCGCTGCTTGTCTTGTCAGCGGAGGGCACAGTCAGCCGCGACCGACTGATCGACTCGGCGCTTCGGGCCCTGCAGATCGAGATCGACCGCGCCGATCCGCGGTCATATCTGGAGTTGTTGAAGCAGCTCGGCCCGACGCATGCCGAGAAGGCTGCCAGGGCCGAGACCTACTCGTCGCTTCAACGATCGACCAAGCCAGCGGTCGTCAAATACGGCCTGAGCGTCGTCAAGGAGTTGCTGGCTTCCGACTCGGTGCGTCCCGACATCGTTCTCGAGCACGCAGACGGTCCGTTCTTCCTTGGCTCCAAGTCGCTGGCGAACCCGCAGATCGCTCTGTTGAAGCGAATCGGCAGGGCACCCGAGTGGCGAGACGCTGCCGCCTTGTCGTTGGGTGCGGCGCTCGGGCACACCAGTGCGGACGTGCAGGCACGCGCCATCGATCTGGTTGCAGCCTGGTGGTCGGATCTATCGGCCGAGACGCAGCAGGCGCTCAACACCGCGGCCCGGGCCCTGGCCCCGTCGCTGATGGGGGCGTGGGCCGTCGCAACTGGTGCCGAGATGGCGGCCTCAGGGCTTACGGGCGCCTGGACGCCTCCTCCCCGAGAGCGGATGCCAGCGGCATTGGACGAGGATCAACTCGTGCTTGGGCTCGCATCGGCGATGGAGGGGACGGCCGCCCCGATCCTGTTCGATCGGGTGATCGAGGGCGTCCTGCGAGTCGCCTCGATGTCTCTCGGCGCGCGGCGCGAGCTGTTCGCTCCTGTTGCGTCTCGAGCTGCGACCAATGAGTGGCCCAAAGGGCAGCCAGAGAGATTCGCCGCCGTCGCATCGCTGATGCTCGCCGGTGTTGATCCCCAGCAGTGGACCATCAGCTCAAGGACCATTGGCGGCGCCGTGCTCCGCGAGGTCTTGCAGAGTGTGGCCGCGGGCGAGTCGCGTCCTTATCTGGCCATGCCGCAGCACGTCGGCGGTCGGATCGACCCTGCCGAGGCAAGGAAGCGCCTGGCCGAGGCCCCAGGCTCGGCTCCCGCAAGTCGGCGGCTGTGTGCCCTCCGGTCGGACGCAGATCACCAGTACCTCCGAGTGGAGGCGTCCTGGGAGCCGTCGCCGGTGCCGGACCCGTGTCGCCGGTATCGCTGTCACGCTGTGGTGCACTTCGCGGAAAGCCCTCTTGCCCTACCTCCCGGTCACCGTTTCGACTGGTTGGCGCCCGGGCTCAGAACAGAATTCGACGTCGTGGGCACCGAAGAGGATCTGAGGATCCTGAGCTACGTTGCTCCTGAGAGCTACAACTACAGCGATCTCGAGGCTCGCTGGCAGTTGACGCTCGTTCCCCACCACCTGGATCTCCTGGCTATCGCCGGGGCCTCGAACCTGGCCGAGGGCATCGACAAAGAGCCGTCTCCGTACACCAGTAGCGGTTTGCGGGATGTTCTCGAAGCCCTGGTCTCAACCGACCAGCCGGCGGGTCCGCTGGCCCCGTTCGTGGTTGGTATGGGTCTGGGTGCCAAGGCCGCGGTGGTCAGTACCGCCGCCGTCGATGCAGCGATCGCGCTGTGCTCGACAGAGCGTTCGACGGTCGACGCCATCGTGTCGGAGGTCGGTCGGCTCGTCGACGCGAAGATCGTGAAGCCGGTACGCCTTGCGAAGTCGCTGGCTGCGATGGTGCAGTTCGATCCAGCGCTGGCCCGTGACCTGAGCATTGCAATCCTCGAGCGAATTGGAGCTGCACGCGACGCGGCTGCGGTCGCGTCAGTCGCATGCGACGCGGCGGCCCTAGCGGGGGTGGCCCCTCTGCCGGCAGGACTTCGCGAGATCGCGTCCGCCGTGGGGTCGTCGCGGCTCCAACGCGAGCTTCGGCGTTTCCGCACGATTTGA
- a CDS encoding argininosuccinate synthase, translated as MSNSVERVVLAYSGGLDTSVILQWLRDNYECDIVTFTADLGQGEELEPARAKALKMGVPAEQIFIEDLREEFVRDFVFPMFRANAIYEGEYLLGTSIARPLIAKRLVEIAAETGADAISHGATGKGNDQVRFELNAYALNPDIRVIAPWREWDLGGRETLLAYAAERDIPIDKTRGNKSPFSTDANLLHISYEGGPLEDPWTEPPAEMWRWTTSPEEAPNEGTYLELTYRKGDIVAIDGKEMSPAQVLAELNRIGGANGVGRTDIVENRFVGIKSRGAYETPGGMIMLKAHRAIESITLDRDAAHLKDEMMPKYAELIYNGFWFAPERYMLQAAIDLSQAHVNGDVRVKLYKGNITIAGRRSDDSLFDEAIATFEEDQGAYNQADAEGFIKLNALRLRNLARKRS; from the coding sequence ATGTCCAACTCAGTCGAGCGTGTGGTTCTGGCCTATTCGGGCGGTCTCGACACCTCGGTGATCCTCCAGTGGCTTCGAGACAACTACGAATGCGACATCGTGACGTTCACCGCCGACCTCGGCCAGGGCGAGGAACTCGAGCCGGCCCGGGCCAAGGCACTGAAGATGGGCGTGCCCGCCGAACAGATCTTCATCGAAGACCTGCGCGAAGAGTTCGTCCGCGACTTCGTCTTCCCGATGTTTCGGGCCAACGCCATCTACGAGGGTGAGTACCTGCTTGGCACCTCCATCGCCCGCCCGCTGATCGCCAAGCGTCTGGTCGAGATTGCGGCCGAGACCGGCGCCGATGCCATCAGTCACGGAGCCACCGGCAAGGGCAACGACCAGGTGCGCTTCGAGCTGAACGCGTATGCGCTCAACCCCGACATCCGGGTCATTGCGCCCTGGCGCGAATGGGACCTGGGTGGCCGCGAGACCCTGTTGGCCTATGCCGCCGAGCGCGACATCCCCATCGACAAGACACGCGGCAACAAGTCGCCGTTCTCGACCGACGCGAACCTGCTCCACATCTCCTATGAGGGTGGCCCGCTGGAAGATCCTTGGACCGAACCTCCCGCCGAGATGTGGCGCTGGACCACCAGCCCCGAGGAGGCCCCCAACGAGGGCACCTATCTGGAGCTGACCTACCGCAAGGGCGACATCGTGGCCATCGACGGCAAGGAGATGTCGCCCGCGCAGGTTCTGGCCGAGCTGAACCGCATCGGCGGCGCCAACGGCGTTGGTCGCACCGACATCGTCGAGAACCGCTTCGTCGGTATCAAGAGCAGGGGAGCCTACGAAACCCCCGGCGGCATGATCATGCTGAAGGCCCACCGGGCCATCGAGTCGATCACCCTCGACCGCGATGCAGCTCACCTCAAGGACGAGATGATGCCCAAGTACGCGGAGCTGATCTACAACGGCTTCTGGTTCGCCCCCGAGCGCTACATGCTGCAGGCCGCCATCGACCTCAGCCAGGCCCATGTCAACGGCGATGTCAGGGTCAAGCTGTACAAGGGCAACATCACCATCGCTGGTCGTCGCAGCGACGACAGCCTCTTCGACGAGGCCATCGCCACCTTCGAGGAAGACCAGGGTGCCTACAACCAGGCCGACGCCGAAGGCTTCATCAAGCTCAACGCCCTCCGCCTGCGCAACCTGGCTCGCAAGCGGAGCTGA
- a CDS encoding SWIM zinc finger family protein: MANTITYQYESPSKLFPGTTPQLGLSTFTPPEQLTGRSPCFVEAFVVRPDVVAAALLAVATVAGSRYFEPWNSIAKRIRDSDPVVTFDGECLRFESFSACSGVHARLDIASDGLDIDHASTGTTNVDVNPPLRAALSSLAASDPLRLRVGSDRLEVDTMGGTLVEKQVPLPTRWVRGFGETQVVQRRSKQRLDVGAAAFRKLIQTMPTKSRGSLHVEQAGSGLRLGLRPGPRSVTLIGPDRLAAFKPLLRFAERLVVWSTETEPGMPTASVWELTLPSARLTLSVSPEPARGFSGEGGLLEALSAQDVDAAEMVELALGLRPVASVEDIAAGLGFDAASAARSVDMLAAAGRVGFDPGLGGSFHRLLPFGGVIDELNPRLLSSRALLDAGAVSFDGPDMSRCKVLSGDHHHVVQLAGQGAEGSTCTCAWYARYLGSRGPCKHVLAAVAHRREVMGR; encoded by the coding sequence GTGGCCAACACGATCACCTATCAGTACGAATCGCCATCGAAGCTCTTCCCTGGAACGACACCACAGCTCGGGCTGAGCACGTTCACGCCTCCCGAGCAGCTGACGGGTCGATCGCCTTGCTTCGTCGAGGCGTTCGTAGTGAGGCCCGACGTAGTGGCCGCCGCCCTACTAGCCGTCGCTACAGTTGCCGGCTCGCGCTACTTCGAACCGTGGAACTCGATCGCCAAGCGCATCCGCGACTCCGATCCCGTGGTGACGTTCGATGGCGAATGCCTCAGATTCGAGTCGTTCTCGGCGTGCTCGGGCGTTCACGCTCGCCTCGACATTGCGTCCGACGGCCTCGACATCGATCACGCCTCGACAGGCACCACCAACGTCGACGTGAATCCGCCCCTTAGAGCCGCACTGTCATCGCTCGCGGCGTCGGACCCGCTGCGCCTGCGGGTCGGGTCAGATCGGCTCGAGGTCGACACCATGGGGGGAACGCTGGTCGAGAAGCAGGTGCCGCTTCCAACGCGTTGGGTCAGGGGCTTCGGCGAGACTCAGGTCGTCCAGCGTCGCTCGAAGCAGCGCCTCGACGTCGGAGCCGCAGCGTTCAGGAAGCTGATTCAAACGATGCCGACCAAGTCCCGCGGGAGCCTTCACGTAGAACAGGCGGGTTCGGGCCTGCGGCTGGGTCTGCGCCCGGGTCCGCGATCGGTGACCCTGATCGGCCCTGATCGCCTGGCTGCGTTCAAGCCCCTGCTGCGTTTCGCCGAACGGCTGGTCGTTTGGTCAACCGAGACCGAACCGGGCATGCCGACGGCGAGCGTATGGGAGCTGACCCTGCCCTCGGCTCGCCTGACCCTTTCGGTGAGCCCTGAGCCGGCACGGGGATTCTCAGGGGAGGGGGGCCTGCTCGAGGCGCTGAGCGCGCAAGACGTCGACGCTGCCGAGATGGTCGAGTTGGCGCTCGGCTTGCGGCCGGTGGCGTCAGTCGAAGACATCGCTGCAGGCCTCGGATTCGACGCGGCCTCGGCTGCGAGGTCTGTCGACATGTTGGCTGCTGCGGGCAGGGTCGGCTTCGACCCGGGCCTCGGTGGCAGCTTCCATCGCCTGCTGCCGTTCGGTGGCGTGATCGACGAGTTGAACCCCAGGCTGTTGTCAAGCAGAGCCTTGCTCGACGCCGGGGCAGTGAGCTTCGACGGCCCCGACATGAGCAGATGCAAGGTGCTCAGCGGAGATCACCACCACGTCGTCCAGCTAGCGGGTCAAGGGGCGGAGGGGTCGACCTGCACCTGCGCCTGGTACGCCCGCTATCTCGGCAGCAGAGGGCCATGCAAGCACGTGCTTGCGGCCGTGGCGCACCGCCGCGAGGTGATGGGCCGATGA
- a CDS encoding acetylornithine transaminase, with amino-acid sequence MTHVAGVDDAPDHCPIMPTYGPPSVMFVRGSGTELFDREGKRYLDLLSGLAVTSLGHSHPAVAEALSEQARTLLHVSNLFATEPQIEVAQTIDRLHGGGGQVFFCNSGAEANEAAIKLARRHGGVGRHVVVSAMRSFHGRTLATLHATGQPEKHEVFQPLPEGFRHVPFGDIDELERSIDDTCAAVLLEPVQGEGGVNPAPEGYLEAVRALCDERGMLMMIDEVQTGFGRTGEWFGYQHYGVRPDVVSMAKALGNGVPIGAIWAPREVAASFKPGDHATTFGGQPLATSAARAVLRVMEAIDAPDTAMRIGGELMAKLEEVDGVSGVRGLGLLLAAQLEEGIAAGEVVKLCLNRGLVLNAVTPTSIRFAPPFTLTSEQIDEALAILAGAIADVRNT; translated from the coding sequence ATGACACATGTAGCCGGCGTCGACGACGCACCCGACCACTGTCCGATAATGCCCACCTACGGGCCGCCGAGCGTGATGTTCGTTCGTGGCTCGGGAACCGAGTTGTTCGACCGCGAGGGCAAGCGCTATCTCGATCTGCTGTCGGGCTTGGCGGTCACGTCGCTGGGGCATTCGCACCCGGCGGTGGCCGAGGCGTTGTCCGAGCAGGCCCGCACCCTGTTGCACGTGTCAAACCTGTTCGCCACCGAACCCCAAATCGAGGTCGCCCAGACCATCGACCGCCTTCACGGAGGGGGAGGGCAGGTCTTTTTCTGCAACAGCGGTGCCGAGGCGAACGAGGCCGCCATCAAGCTGGCCAGGCGTCACGGTGGTGTGGGGCGCCACGTGGTGGTTTCGGCCATGCGGTCTTTCCACGGCCGAACCCTTGCGACGTTGCACGCCACCGGCCAGCCCGAAAAGCACGAGGTTTTTCAGCCTCTGCCCGAGGGTTTCAGGCACGTTCCGTTTGGCGACATCGACGAGCTCGAGCGCTCGATCGACGACACGTGCGCGGCGGTGCTTCTCGAACCGGTGCAGGGTGAAGGTGGCGTCAACCCTGCACCTGAGGGTTACCTCGAGGCTGTTCGCGCGCTGTGTGACGAGCGCGGCATGCTGATGATGATCGACGAGGTGCAGACCGGCTTTGGTCGCACCGGCGAGTGGTTCGGCTACCAGCATTACGGTGTGCGCCCCGATGTGGTGTCGATGGCCAAGGCCCTGGGCAACGGCGTGCCCATCGGTGCCATCTGGGCGCCGCGCGAGGTGGCTGCATCGTTCAAGCCCGGAGACCATGCCACCACCTTCGGCGGCCAGCCTCTGGCGACCTCGGCGGCACGGGCCGTGCTGCGGGTGATGGAAGCCATCGACGCCCCCGACACGGCCATGCGCATCGGCGGTGAACTGATGGCCAAGCTCGAAGAGGTCGACGGCGTGTCGGGTGTGCGGGGTCTGGGCTTGCTGCTGGCAGCTCAGCTCGAAGAAGGCATTGCGGCAGGCGAGGTGGTCAAGCTGTGTCTGAACCGTGGCCTGGTGCTCAATGCGGTTACGCCCACGTCTATCCGGTTCGCCCCGCCGTTCACGCTGACGTCCGAGCAGATCGACGAGGCCCTCGCCATCCTGGCCGGCGCCATCGCAGATGTCAGGAACACGTGA
- the argR gene encoding arginine repressor, which yields MKAQRQHAIEKILSDHQVTSQGQLVDLLAEGGFDATQATVSRDLEELGAVKVRVPGGDSIYAVPEIAHQRQAPEDHVRRVFSDWVVEIADNDPVVVLRTPPGSAHVVASALDRSGRADIIGTVAGDDTILVVVAAGIEAAVVAAEFKDLAGL from the coding sequence ATGAAGGCCCAACGACAGCACGCGATCGAAAAGATCCTCTCCGACCATCAGGTGACGTCGCAGGGGCAGTTGGTCGACCTGCTCGCCGAAGGTGGCTTCGACGCCACCCAGGCAACGGTGTCGCGCGACCTCGAGGAGCTGGGTGCGGTAAAGGTCCGGGTGCCCGGAGGCGACTCGATCTACGCAGTGCCCGAGATCGCCCACCAGCGCCAGGCGCCCGAGGACCATGTGCGCAGGGTGTTCTCCGACTGGGTGGTCGAGATCGCCGACAACGACCCCGTCGTGGTGCTGCGAACGCCGCCCGGGTCTGCCCATGTGGTGGCCTCTGCCCTAGACCGGTCGGGGCGCGCCGACATCATCGGTACGGTGGCCGGTGACGACACCATCCTGGTGGTTGTCGCAGCTGGCATCGAGGCCGCCGTGGTGGCGGCAGAATTCAAGGATCTCGCCGGGCTCTGA
- the argB gene encoding acetylglutamate kinase → MSRTERPEGPLTPELTAHLLTEVLPYIQRFRDKIVVVKYGGNAMIDDDLARTFASDMVLLRQVGILPVVVHGGGPQIGDMMKRLGKETVFEDGLRVTDAETLDIARMVLVGKVNRDIVGAINVHGPLAVGLSGQDAGIITASARDPRLGFVGDVSKVDPTIIQRLLAEGLIPVISTIGADTAGQAYNINADTVAGAIAASLDAEKVIYLTDVAGLLADVDDASSLINRITSAELQSQLDRGELEGGMIPKIRACVDAVEDGVRSAHLLDGRVPHVVLIELFTDSGIGTLITREPYTN, encoded by the coding sequence ATGAGCCGCACGGAGCGACCCGAAGGGCCACTCACTCCTGAGTTGACCGCACACCTGCTGACCGAGGTGCTGCCCTACATTCAGCGGTTCCGCGACAAGATCGTTGTCGTCAAATATGGCGGTAACGCGATGATCGACGACGATCTGGCGCGCACTTTCGCCTCCGACATGGTGCTGCTGCGCCAGGTGGGGATACTGCCCGTGGTGGTGCATGGCGGCGGTCCCCAGATCGGCGACATGATGAAACGCCTGGGCAAGGAGACAGTGTTCGAAGACGGCTTGCGCGTCACCGACGCCGAGACGCTCGACATCGCCCGCATGGTGCTGGTCGGCAAGGTCAACCGCGACATCGTCGGTGCCATCAACGTTCACGGCCCCCTGGCCGTGGGCCTTTCGGGCCAGGATGCCGGAATCATCACGGCCTCTGCTCGCGACCCGAGGCTGGGTTTCGTGGGCGACGTCTCGAAGGTCGATCCGACGATCATCCAGCGCCTGCTGGCCGAGGGCCTCATACCGGTCATCTCCACCATCGGTGCCGATACCGCCGGTCAGGCTTACAACATCAACGCAGACACCGTCGCAGGTGCCATCGCCGCGTCTCTAGACGCCGAGAAGGTCATCTACCTGACCGATGTGGCGGGCCTGCTCGCCGACGTCGACGACGCGTCATCGCTGATCAATCGCATCACCAGCGCCGAGCTTCAGAGTCAACTCGACCGGGGCGAGCTCGAGGGCGGGATGATCCCGAAGATTCGTGCGTGCGTCGATGCGGTCGAAGACGGGGTTCGATCCGCTCACCTGCTCGACGGCCGCGTACCTCACGTGGTGTTGATCGAGCTGTTCACCGATTCGGGTATCGGAACCCTGATAACCCGCGAGCCCTACACCAACTGA
- the argH gene encoding argininosuccinate lyase yields the protein MSADTSGAQPQQGQTLWHGRFAGGPAEALQALNDSLPFDRRMYREDIEGSRAHVRMLCDVGLFTIGERDSVLAALDQVQAEIESGTMVFVASDEDIHTAVERRVTEIAPAGAKMHTGRSRNDQVATDVRLITRREITEVAELVLGFQQTLLARADEAIENGWYLPGYTHLQRAQPVMLGHHFLAHGWALARDVDRLLDARRRTDVSVLGAGALAGSSLPLDPQLSADYLGFSAVFDNSLDAVADRDFVADTLYALTMLGVHLSRIGEELILWATDEFGFVTLDDGFSTGSSMMPQKKNPDIAELARGKAGRLVGHLTGLLTTMKGLPLTYNKDMQEDKEPLFDALDTVRLTLLALDGMISTLTIRGDRMAAAADSPYSAATDLAEHLVVNGMAFRDAHAVVGELVRRALGGEGSLAELVAASPHLGEEAALILEPGAAVKRRTTRGGGGPAAVAEQRKRFGKRLAADWERVRS from the coding sequence GTGAGCGCAGACACTTCAGGCGCCCAGCCACAGCAGGGTCAGACCCTCTGGCACGGGCGGTTCGCCGGCGGTCCGGCCGAGGCGTTGCAGGCCCTCAACGACTCGTTGCCCTTCGACCGGCGGATGTATCGCGAAGACATCGAAGGGTCTCGGGCTCACGTGCGCATGTTGTGCGACGTCGGGTTGTTCACCATCGGTGAACGCGACAGCGTCTTGGCGGCCCTCGACCAGGTTCAGGCCGAAATCGAGTCGGGAACGATGGTGTTCGTCGCATCGGACGAAGACATCCACACCGCGGTCGAAAGGCGGGTCACCGAAATAGCGCCGGCCGGGGCCAAGATGCACACCGGCCGTAGCCGAAACGACCAGGTGGCCACCGATGTCAGGCTGATCACCCGCCGCGAGATCACCGAGGTCGCAGAACTGGTTCTGGGGTTCCAGCAAACCCTGCTGGCCCGCGCCGACGAGGCCATCGAGAACGGCTGGTATCTGCCCGGCTACACCCACCTGCAGCGAGCGCAGCCGGTGATGTTGGGCCACCACTTCCTGGCCCACGGTTGGGCCTTGGCCAGAGACGTCGACCGCCTGCTCGATGCCCGGCGCCGCACCGACGTTTCGGTGCTTGGCGCCGGAGCCCTCGCCGGCTCGTCGCTGCCGCTCGACCCGCAGCTGTCGGCCGACTACCTGGGCTTTTCGGCCGTGTTCGACAACAGCCTCGACGCCGTGGCCGACAGAGATTTCGTGGCCGACACCCTGTATGCCCTGACGATGCTGGGTGTGCACCTCAGCCGCATCGGCGAAGAGTTGATCCTTTGGGCGACCGACGAGTTCGGTTTCGTCACACTCGACGACGGGTTCTCGACGGGTTCGTCGATGATGCCCCAGAAGAAGAACCCCGACATCGCAGAGCTGGCCCGGGGCAAGGCGGGTCGACTCGTGGGCCACCTGACCGGGTTGCTGACGACGATGAAGGGTCTTCCCCTTACCTACAACAAGGACATGCAGGAGGACAAGGAGCCGCTGTTCGACGCCCTCGACACGGTCCGACTGACCCTGCTGGCTCTCGACGGCATGATCTCGACATTGACCATCAGGGGCGACCGCATGGCTGCGGCAGCTGACTCGCCCTATTCGGCTGCCACCGACCTGGCAGAACACCTGGTGGTCAACGGAATGGCCTTCCGCGATGCCCACGCCGTTGTCGGCGAGCTGGTTCGCCGGGCCCTCGGCGGCGAAGGGTCGCTGGCCGAGTTGGTGGCCGCATCACCGCACCTCGGCGAGGAAGCGGCCCTGATCCTCGAGCCTGGCGCAGCGGTCAAGCGCCGCACCACCAGGGGCGGGGGAGGGCCCGCCGCGGTGGCCGAGCAACGCAAGCGTTTTGGGAAGCGCCTGGCAGCCGACTGGGAGAGGGTCCGTAGCTAG